In the genome of Noviherbaspirillum saxi, the window TGCCGAAGAGTTATTTGCCGAATTACGGCGAGTTTTACGAGGCACGGCAGTTCAGTCCGGCCGACAGCGCGATGACTACTGACATGATGCTATGCGGGCAGACCGTGCCGTTCGGCGCTGCCCTGATTTTCGAAGCAGCAAACCTGCCGCTCTTCAAATTTCATGTGGAGATCTGCGAAGATGTATGGGTTCCGATTCCTCCGTCTTCGTTTGCGGCGCTTGCCGGCGCCACCGTGCTCGTCAATCTGTCCGCATCCAATATCGTTGTCGGCAAATCGGGATACCGCCATCAACTGGTGTCGCAGCAATCAGCGCGCTGCTTGTCCGCCTATCTTTACTCGTCCGCAGGCAAGGGCGAGTCGTCGACCGACATGGCTTGGGATGGGCAGGCGCTGATTTATGAGAATGGCGAAATGCTAGCGGAGTCGGAACGGTTTTCGGATGACTCGCACTTGATTTACGCCGACGTGGACCTCGAGCGATTATCTCGGGAGCGCATGCGGACCAGCACCTTCGGGCACTCGGTGCGACGGCACCGCGATGAAGTAGCGGCGTTCAGGCATGTTTCCTTTCACCTTGATCTACCGGTCGAGAAAACCTATCCGCTCAAGCGCAACGTCGAGCGATTTCCCTATGTACCTGCCGATTCCAGGCGGCGCAATGAGCGTTGCGAAGAGGTCTACAACATCCAGGTACAGGCTCTGGTTCAACGCCTGTCGGCCTCCGGTATATCGAAGGTGGTGATCGGCGTATCGGGCGGACTGGACTCGACGCATGCCTTGCTGGTCTGCGCCAAGGCGATGGATCGCCTTGGCCTGCCGCGCACCAACATCATCGGCGTCACCATGCCGGGCTTCGCTACCAGCGACAGGACGCTGCTGCAGGCGAGGCAGTTGATGGAAGTTGTCGGTTGTTCCGCCAGCGAAATCGATATCCGGCCAAGCTGCCTGCAAATGCTGAAAGACCTGGGACATCCGTATAGCGAAGGCAAGGAAGAGTACGACATCACCTTTGAAAACGTACAGGCCGGGGAACGCACCAATCATTTGTTCCGCATCGCCAATTTCCGCAACGGGATCGTGATCGGAACCGGCGACCTGAGCGAACTGGCGTTGGGATGGTGCACCTATGGTGTTGGCGATCATATGTCGCACTACAACGTGAACGCCAGCGTTCCCAAGACTCTGATCACCCACCTCGTGCGCTGGGTCGCCGAGACCGGGCAGATCGGCAATTCCGGTTCTGACGTGCTGATCAATGTTCTGGATACCGATATCAGCCCTGAGCTTGTGCCCGGCAAATCCAGCAATCGTCCCGAGCAAAAGACGGAAAGCGTGATCGGTCCGTATGAGCTGCAGGACTTCAATCTCTACTACACGCTGCGGTTTGGATTCGCGCCGACCAAGGTGGCGTTTCTCGCGCTCTCAGCGTGGGGCGACCGCGAGGCGGGCCGTTGGCCGGAGGAGGTGCATGTCACCCGTAACGAGTATGACCTGGGAGCGATCAAGCGCAACCTCGGCATCTTCCTGCATCGATTCTTCAAGACCAGCCAGTTCAAGCGTTCCTGCGTGCCCAATGCGCCCAAGGTCGGCTCCGGCGGCTCCTTGTCTCCGCGCGGAGACTGGCGCGCTCCCAGCGATTCGGAAGCCACGGTATGGCTGGACGAGTTGAAGAATATTCCCGAGCAGTGAGTTTCGGCGGTCCGTATAGGCGTGACTATCGGGACAAAGTCGATGTAAGAAGGTATTCTCTTGCAATTGCCGCAGGATTTTGTGAGTGACTTATCAAAGAAGGAGCTGTTATGAAGCTGATTACCGCAGTCATCAAACCTTTCAAGCTGGACGAAGTGCGCGAAGCGCTTGGTGAAATCGGCGTGACCGGCCTGACTGTCACTGAAGTAAAGGGATTCGGCCGTCAGAAAGGCCATACCGAGCTGTACCGTGGTGCGGAGTATGTGGTCGATTTCCTGCCCAAGGTCAAGATCGAGGCAGTCGTCGACGACAAGCAGGTTGAGCAGGCAGTCGACGCGATCATCAAGGCGGCCCGTACCGGCAAGATCGGCGACGGCAAGATCTTTGTGCGCGATGTCGAACAGGTGATTCGCATTCGCACCGGTGAAACAGGACCGGACGCGGTTTAAGATAGCTTTCAGGAGCGGTGTGGAAGGGTAGTAAAAGCGTAGTGACGAGCTCGCGGATACCCGCCATATCCGCCGCAGTTCACTTGAGGTCCGCTCTTCGGTTGACTTTAGCTCATCCGGATCACTCCGAGACCGTTTTACAGGCGTTTCCAGCTGGACTGCCTCACTCCAGCCGCACACCCCGATGCCAGGTAAGCAGCCGCGCCACCACAATGGCGAGCGCGCTGGTCCATAAAGAAAAATCCGGCGGAACGCCGGTTTTTTGCATCAGCAGATACATCCAGCAGCCGCCGAACGAACAGATTGCATAAGGCTTCCCGTCGCGCAGCACCATCGGGATTTCATTGCAGACGATATCGCGCAGCACGCCGCCGAAGATTCCAGTAATTACTCCCATCATCGATGCGATAAAAATCGGCATGCCGGCTTCCAATGCCTGCGACACGCCTACGATGGAGAAGAGACCAAGGCCGAGCGCATCGGCGACCACGATCAGACGCTCGGAAATAATCTTGCGCAATGTCCGAATGGCCGGGACGGCAACCAAGGCAAGCAGGAAGATCAGGATTGCGTATTCCTGATGGGTCACCCAGAACAGCGGCCGCTTGTCGAGCAGGATGTCGCGCAAGGTGCCGCCGCCAAATGCAGTGATGAACGCCACGGTAAAGACCCCGACCACGTCCATCCGCTTGCTGCGCGCTTCGATGAAGCCGGAAAAGGCGCCCACGAGAATGGCGAGGATCTCAAGGATCTTGATCAGGGACATGCGAGGCAGATGAAGTGGCCGATGTCCGCATCATACTGGGGAAGGGTAGGAAAGCAAACCGGCGTGCAACGAGGAGCCTGCCTGCCCTGGCGTGCATGAAGAAGGCGTAATCGCGATAATGCTAAGCCTTCAGCAACACCACCAACGCGCCCGCTCCGCCGTCAGCCGCACGCGCCTGGCAAAAGGCAATGACCTCTTCTTTTTGCACCAGCCAGCTGCGCACCTTGCTCTTCAGGACCGGTTCCTTGTTCACCGAGCCGAGACCCTTGCCATGGATCACGCGCACGCAACGAACGCCGCGCTTGACTGCATTGCGCAGAAACTCGGCCAGTGCTTCGCGCGCCTCTTCCCGGCGCATGCCGTGCAGGTCCAGCTGCGACTGGATCACCCAGTGGCCGCGCCGCAATTTGCGCAATGTATCAGGACCGATGTTACTGCGCGCATAGCTCAGCGCTTCGTCGGTATCGAGCAGGGTGTCGACATTAAATTCATCGGAAAGCGATTCGGCCAGTGCGGCCTGTTCGTCGGCGAGGTGCTGGCGTGCGATCGGCAGCGGGCGTGCCGGAGGGGATTCCGCCTTATCGTGGGATGCCAATGGCGCAACTTCACCGATGGACCGGCGAAACAGGTCGGCGTCGCGCCGGTTCTCGTGTTCGCGCCGAAGACGTTCCTCTTCGGCAGCCTTGCGTGCATCTTCCTGTGCCTTCAGTTCCGCGCGAAGCGATTTGAGCGAGGCAAAATCCTTGATGGGGCCGGACATGTCGGTAATTCCTTTGACCGCAGGCGCTCGGGTTGAATTGAGCGGGCCTGCCGCTTGCTGCTTGCACGGAATCCACAATGCAGATTCCGTGCCCAACCGGTGTCAGCCTTCCAGGCTTTCCAGGTAGCGTTGTGCATCCAGTGCGGCCATGCAGCCGGTGCCGGCGCTGGTGATGGCCTGGCGGTAGACATGGTCCTGCACGTCGCCGGAGGCAAATACGCCGGGAATGCTGGTCGCCGTCGCCATACCCTCAAGGCCGGTCCTGGTCTTGATGTAGCCGTTGTGCATCTCGAGCTGACCTTCGAAGATGCCGGTATTCGGCTTGTGGCCGATGGCGATGAACAGGCCGTGCACGTCAAGCTTGCGGGTCTCGCCATCCTTGACCGACTTGATTCTGATCCCCGTCACGCCGCTGTCGTCGCCAAGCACTTCATCGAGTGTGTGGTCCCATTTGACTTCGATCTTGCCTTCGGCAACCTTGGCCATCAAACGATCGACCAAGATCGGTTCTGCACGGAACTTGTTGCGGCGATGGATGAGCGTCACTTTGGTCGCGATATTGGAGAGGTACAGCGCTTCCTCGACCGCGGTATTGCCGCCGCCGACCACGGCCACGTTCTGCCCCTTGTAGAAGAAGCCATCGCAGGTTGCGCAGGCCGACACGCCCTTGCCCATGAAGGCTTCTTCCGACGCCAGGCCCAGATATTGCGCAGATGCGCCGGTTGCAATGATCAGCGAGTCGCAGGTGTATTCGCCGGAATCGCCGATCAGGCGCATCGGCTTTTCCGTCAGTTTCGCGGTATGGATGTAATCGAAAATGACATCGGTATTGAAACGTTCGGCATGCTGCAGCAGGCGCTGCATCAGCTCCGGACCCTGCACGCCCATCGGATCGCCCGGCCAGTTTTCAACATCGGTGGTTGTCATGAGCTGGCCGCCTTGTTCGACGCCGGTGATCAGGACCGGCTTCAGGTTGGCGCGCGCGGCGTAGACGGCCGCGCTATAGCCGGCCGGACCGGAACCGAGGATGAGAACGTTGGCGTGTTTGGTGGTTGCCATGGCAGTGTGGGAGTAAGGAGTTGACAAATAATGCGCGATAAATCAAGAAAATACGCAAGTAAAAACGCAGCAAAAGTGCGTGGGGCGCGATGAAAGCGGCGCCTTTGCGATGCATATGTCGCCAAAAGGCAAAATTTCAACAGCTCATCAGTATTGCACCCGAAAAACTGGTTAAGATTATAGACGAACATGCCTTGCGAGGCGGAGCGCCGACCGAATTCCGCTTATCTCCCGCCCGAACGCGGCTCTTCCCCGAATCTAATCTATGACCCG includes:
- a CDS encoding Smr/MutS family protein, which produces MSGPIKDFASLKSLRAELKAQEDARKAAEEERLRREHENRRDADLFRRSIGEVAPLASHDKAESPPARPLPIARQHLADEQAALAESLSDEFNVDTLLDTDEALSYARSNIGPDTLRKLRRGHWVIQSQLDLHGMRREEAREALAEFLRNAVKRGVRCVRVIHGKGLGSVNKEPVLKSKVRSWLVQKEEVIAFCQARAADGGAGALVVLLKA
- the trxB gene encoding thioredoxin-disulfide reductase, which produces MATTKHANVLILGSGPAGYSAAVYAARANLKPVLITGVEQGGQLMTTTDVENWPGDPMGVQGPELMQRLLQHAERFNTDVIFDYIHTAKLTEKPMRLIGDSGEYTCDSLIIATGASAQYLGLASEEAFMGKGVSACATCDGFFYKGQNVAVVGGGNTAVEEALYLSNIATKVTLIHRRNKFRAEPILVDRLMAKVAEGKIEVKWDHTLDEVLGDDSGVTGIRIKSVKDGETRKLDVHGLFIAIGHKPNTGIFEGQLEMHNGYIKTRTGLEGMATATSIPGVFASGDVQDHVYRQAITSAGTGCMAALDAQRYLESLEG
- a CDS encoding trimeric intracellular cation channel family protein → MSLIKILEILAILVGAFSGFIEARSKRMDVVGVFTVAFITAFGGGTLRDILLDKRPLFWVTHQEYAILIFLLALVAVPAIRTLRKIISERLIVVADALGLGLFSIVGVSQALEAGMPIFIASMMGVITGIFGGVLRDIVCNEIPMVLRDGKPYAICSFGGCWMYLLMQKTGVPPDFSLWTSALAIVVARLLTWHRGVRLE
- a CDS encoding P-II family nitrogen regulator translates to MKLITAVIKPFKLDEVREALGEIGVTGLTVTEVKGFGRQKGHTELYRGAEYVVDFLPKVKIEAVVDDKQVEQAVDAIIKAARTGKIGDGKIFVRDVEQVIRIRTGETGPDAV
- a CDS encoding NAD(+) synthase, with amino-acid sequence MSKPFFSIYSHDFARVAVGVPRCRVADPAANAAETLALAAEAEKNGAALVAFPELGLSAYTCDDLFHQRALLDACVDALATVVKASENLSIAMVVGLPLRVEHLLFNCAVVVSGGRIHGVVPKSYLPNYGEFYEARQFSPADSAMTTDMMLCGQTVPFGAALIFEAANLPLFKFHVEICEDVWVPIPPSSFAALAGATVLVNLSASNIVVGKSGYRHQLVSQQSARCLSAYLYSSAGKGESSTDMAWDGQALIYENGEMLAESERFSDDSHLIYADVDLERLSRERMRTSTFGHSVRRHRDEVAAFRHVSFHLDLPVEKTYPLKRNVERFPYVPADSRRRNERCEEVYNIQVQALVQRLSASGISKVVIGVSGGLDSTHALLVCAKAMDRLGLPRTNIIGVTMPGFATSDRTLLQARQLMEVVGCSASEIDIRPSCLQMLKDLGHPYSEGKEEYDITFENVQAGERTNHLFRIANFRNGIVIGTGDLSELALGWCTYGVGDHMSHYNVNASVPKTLITHLVRWVAETGQIGNSGSDVLINVLDTDISPELVPGKSSNRPEQKTESVIGPYELQDFNLYYTLRFGFAPTKVAFLALSAWGDREAGRWPEEVHVTRNEYDLGAIKRNLGIFLHRFFKTSQFKRSCVPNAPKVGSGGSLSPRGDWRAPSDSEATVWLDELKNIPEQ